ACGTGCTGGAGGTCGGGACTTCCAACGGCTACTCGACGTTGTGGCTGGCCGAGGCCGTGGGCGAGGGCGGCTCGGTGACGACCGTCGAGCAGGCGCCCGGCAAGGTCGCGATGGCCGAGCGGAACTTCCAGCGCGCCGGACTCCAGCCCCGCATCCGGCAGATCGCGGGCGACGCCGGCCCGTTCATCGAGTCGCGCGGAGCCGGCGAGTACGACTTCGTCTTCCTGGACAGCGATCGCGGACAGTACGCCGACTGGTGGCCCTCCCTCCAGCGGGTTCTCGCCAACGGCCGCCC
This region of Streptomyces caelestis genomic DNA includes:
- a CDS encoding O-methyltransferase encodes the protein MRADLIELLRELEEFGESNDAATDDRSRKMLNITHDTGMFLTMLIKTGNCKNVLEVGTSNGYSTLWLAEAVGEGGSVTTVEQAPGKVAMAERNFQRAGLQPRIRQIAGDAGPFIESRGAGEYDFVFLDSDRGQYADWWPSLQRVLANGRPMVVDNAVSHAHQLETFKQLVEASDGYLSCVFPIGKGEMVVLKDIP